From a single Apium graveolens cultivar Ventura chromosome 2, ASM990537v1, whole genome shotgun sequence genomic region:
- the LOC141707524 gene encoding uncharacterized protein LOC141707524 codes for MWASGASPGRVLAVPRPVDPKPTRIFLVSAKFHPRRSRRQNTNFNYNHYDDDDEDVVQVAPVSTEPQESFGSSNNMSEKTGKQDQVPTGSDILRALQRATVRKHNNKKNKKKQQQQLRPVVDSKAKLDTISTSIAIDDAPVKPLRIRSDWISRLDDLEARLQDLLHI; via the coding sequence ATGTGGGCGTCCGGAGCGAGTCCTGGTAGAGTACTGGCAGTACCACGGCCTGTCGATCCTAAACCCACTCGCATCTTCTTGGTTTCTGCCAAATTCCACCCACGTCGTTCCCGCCGTCAGAATACTAATTTCAATTACAACCACTATGACGATGACGACGAAGATGTTGTTCAAGTCGCCCCAGTTTCAACTGAACCCCAAGAGAGTTTTGGCAGTTCCAATAACATGTCTGAAAAAACAGGAAAGCAGGACCAAGTCCCAACAGGTTCTGATATATTGAGGGCTTTACAGAGAGCCACTGTTCGTAAACATAATaacaagaagaataaaaagaagCAGCAGCAGCAGCTCCGTCCAGTAGTCGATTCGAAAGCCAAACTAGATACAATTTCTACTAGTATTGCTATTGATGATGCTCCCGTGAAACCCTTGCGCATTAGAAGCGACTGGATTAGTCGTTTGGATGATCTGGAAGCACGTCTTCAGGACCTCTTGCACATTTGA
- the LOC141707522 gene encoding putative methionine--tRNA ligase isoform X2, giving the protein MKKVPVPGKRNMLITSALPYVNNVPHLGNIIGCVLSADVFARFCRLRGYNVLYICGTDEYGTATETKAMEEGSTPKEICEKYHAIHKDIYKWFNISFDEFGRTSTPQQTEICQAIFTKLFKNSWISENTMQQPFCGTCQRFLADRFVEGTCPRPDCSYDSARGDQCEKCGKLLNPAELKNPRCKVCQATPRIRDTDHLFLELPLLKDILVEYINKMSIEGSWSDNAIKATQAWLKEGLKPRCITRDLKWGVPVPHEKYKDKVMFPCTLLGTGEKWTLMKSISVTEYLNYESGKFSKSKGVGVFGNDAKDTKIPSEVWRYYLLTNRPEASDTLFTWKDLQAKLNSELLNNLGNFVNRVLSFIAKPKGRGYGSIVPDAPGAETHCLTKTLAERVGKYVEQYLEDMEKIKLKQGLKTGMSISSEGNAYLQNTEFWKLYKEDEASCAIVIRTSVGLVYLIACLLEPFMPSFTMEVLKQLNLPPENIFSLSDDNGDLGKANRPWELLPPGHVIGTPAPLFKELTNEEVEHFSKKFAGSQANRAAT; this is encoded by the exons ATGAAGAAGGTACCTGTTCCAGGGAAAAGGAACATGCTGATTACCAGTGCTTTGCCTTATGTCAATAATGTCCCTCATCTTGGCAACATCATTGGCT GTGTTCTTAGTGCTGATGTTTTTGCTCGCTTTTGCCGTCTCCGTGGCTACAATGTATTATACATATGTGGAACTGATGAATATGGGACTGCTACAGAGACAAAAGCCATGGAAGAAGGTTCAACCCCAAAGGAGATATGCGAAAA GTACCATGCTATACATAAAGACATATACAAATGGTTCAACATAAGTTTTGATGAATTTGGACGTACATCAACACCTCAGCAAACTGAAATTTGCCAAGCAATATTCACAAAATTATTTAAGAATAGCTGGATTTCTGAAAATACAATGCAGCAG CCTTTTTGTGGCACTTGCCAGCGCTTCTTAGCTGACCGGTTTGTTGAGGGTACCTGTCCAAGGCCGGACTGCAGTTATGACTCTGCTCGGGGAGATCAATGCGAAAAGTGTGGAAAGCTATTAAATCCAGCTGAACTAAAGAATCCTAGATGCAAG GTCTGTCAGGCAACTCCACGTATCAGAGACACTGATCACTTGTTTCTAGAGCTGCCATTGCTAAAAGATATATTAGTCGAGTATATTAACAAGATGTCAATTGAAGGGTCCTGGAGTGACAATGCTATCAAGGCTACACAAGCATGGCTTAAAGAAGGTCTTAAGCCTCGATGCATTACTAGAGACCTCAAGTGGGGAGTTCCTGTTCCACATGAAAAATATAAAGATAAG GTGATGTTTCCTTGTACACTTCTTGGAACTGGAGAAAAGTGGACTCTAATGAAGAGCATTAGCGTGACGGAATATTTGAACTATGAATCAG GAAAGTTTTCAAAGAGTAAAGGAGTAGGAGTGTTTGGGAATGATGCTAAAGATACAAAAATTCCATCCGAGGTTTGGCGATACTACTTGCTAACTAATAGGCCCGAG GCATCAGATACACTATTTACATGGAAGGACCTGCAAGCAAAACTGAACTCGGAGTTGCTGAATAATTTGGGAAATTTTGTCAATCGAGTCTTATCCTTCATTGCTAAACCCAAAG GAAGGGGATATGGATCTATAGTCCCAGATGCTCCTGGTGCAGAAACTCATTGCTTGACAAAGACACTGGCAGAAAGAGTTGGTAAATATGTGGAGCAGTACTTGGAGGACATGGAAAAG ATCAAATTAAAGCAAGGACTTAAAACTGGAATGAGCATATCAAGCGAAGGAAATGCTTATCTGCAG AATACTGAATTCTGGAAGCTGTACAAGGAAGATGAAGCTTCATGTGCCATTGTAATAAGAACATCAGTTGGGCTTGTCTATTTGATAGCATGCTTGTTAGAACCTTTTATGCCATCATTTACTATGGAG GTACTCAAGCAGCTGAACTTGCCTCCTGAGAATATATTTTCACTTTCTGATGATAATGGAGATTTGGGAAAAGCGAACAGACCCTGGGAACTCTTACCTCCTGGTCATGTTATCGGAACTCCTGCTCCTTTATTTAAAGAACTg ACAAATGAAGAAGTTGAGCATTTTAGCAAGAAGTTCGCTGGATCTCAAGCTAACAGGGCTGCTACATAA
- the LOC141690620 gene encoding uncharacterized protein LOC141690620, translated as MGTITPRSATGETPFRLAYGVDAVLPVEISLISPKIEVFDPSLTAEGLRFHNDLLEETREESRLRMIAQQEKTTRYFNKKVKNKGFEVGDLVLRDSAVSQPTISGKFKPTWEGPYKVSKVVSTGTYELSYLDGQPIKNAWNGIHLKKFYQ; from the exons ATGGGAAC AATAACTCCTCGAAGTGCAACAGGAGAAACTCCTTTCCGTCTCGCGTACGGCGTCGACGCCGTTTTGCCTGTCGAGATTAGTCTGATTTCCCCAAAGATCGAGGTCTTCGATCCTTCTCTCACAGCTGAAGGATTACGCTTTCACAATGACTTACTTGAAGAAACAAGAGAGGAATCTAGACTTCGCATGATCGCACAGCAGGAGAAGACGACAAGGTACTTCAACAAGAAAGTCAAAAATAAGGGATTCGAAGTGGGAGACCTTGTCCTTCGAGACTCCGCCGtatcacaaccaacaatctcaggAAAATTTAAACCAACATGGGAAGGCCCATACAAGGTGTCGAAGGTCGTCAGCACAGGAACTTACGAGCTCTCGTACCTCGATGGTCAACCAATTAAGAATGCCTGGAATGGCATCCACCTCAAGAAATTTTACCAGTGA
- the LOC141707522 gene encoding putative methionine--tRNA ligase isoform X1, protein MKKVPVPGKRNMLITSALPYVNNVPHLGNIIGCVLSADVFARFCRLRGYNVLYICGTDEYGTATETKAMEEGSTPKEICEKYHAIHKDIYKWFNISFDEFGRTSTPQQTEICQAIFTKLFKNSWISENTMQQPFCGTCQRFLADRFVEGTCPRPDCSYDSARGDQCEKCGKLLNPAELKNPRCKVCQATPRIRDTDHLFLELPLLKDILVEYINKMSIEGSWSDNAIKATQAWLKEGLKPRCITRDLKWGVPVPHEKYKDKVFYVWYDAPIGYISITSCYTNDWEKWWKNPENVDLYQFMGKDNVPFHTVMFPCTLLGTGEKWTLMKSISVTEYLNYESGKFSKSKGVGVFGNDAKDTKIPSEVWRYYLLTNRPEASDTLFTWKDLQAKLNSELLNNLGNFVNRVLSFIAKPKGRGYGSIVPDAPGAETHCLTKTLAERVGKYVEQYLEDMEKIKLKQGLKTGMSISSEGNAYLQNTEFWKLYKEDEASCAIVIRTSVGLVYLIACLLEPFMPSFTMEVLKQLNLPPENIFSLSDDNGDLGKANRPWELLPPGHVIGTPAPLFKELTNEEVEHFSKKFAGSQANRAAT, encoded by the exons ATGAAGAAGGTACCTGTTCCAGGGAAAAGGAACATGCTGATTACCAGTGCTTTGCCTTATGTCAATAATGTCCCTCATCTTGGCAACATCATTGGCT GTGTTCTTAGTGCTGATGTTTTTGCTCGCTTTTGCCGTCTCCGTGGCTACAATGTATTATACATATGTGGAACTGATGAATATGGGACTGCTACAGAGACAAAAGCCATGGAAGAAGGTTCAACCCCAAAGGAGATATGCGAAAA GTACCATGCTATACATAAAGACATATACAAATGGTTCAACATAAGTTTTGATGAATTTGGACGTACATCAACACCTCAGCAAACTGAAATTTGCCAAGCAATATTCACAAAATTATTTAAGAATAGCTGGATTTCTGAAAATACAATGCAGCAG CCTTTTTGTGGCACTTGCCAGCGCTTCTTAGCTGACCGGTTTGTTGAGGGTACCTGTCCAAGGCCGGACTGCAGTTATGACTCTGCTCGGGGAGATCAATGCGAAAAGTGTGGAAAGCTATTAAATCCAGCTGAACTAAAGAATCCTAGATGCAAG GTCTGTCAGGCAACTCCACGTATCAGAGACACTGATCACTTGTTTCTAGAGCTGCCATTGCTAAAAGATATATTAGTCGAGTATATTAACAAGATGTCAATTGAAGGGTCCTGGAGTGACAATGCTATCAAGGCTACACAAGCATGGCTTAAAGAAGGTCTTAAGCCTCGATGCATTACTAGAGACCTCAAGTGGGGAGTTCCTGTTCCACATGAAAAATATAAAGATAAG GTTTTCTATGTGTGGTATGATGCACCTATTGGATATATATCAATTACTTCGTGTTACACGAATGACTGGGAAAAATGGTGGAAAAATCCTGAAAATGTCGATCTGTATCAGTTTATGGGAAAGGATAATGTACCATTTCACACT GTGATGTTTCCTTGTACACTTCTTGGAACTGGAGAAAAGTGGACTCTAATGAAGAGCATTAGCGTGACGGAATATTTGAACTATGAATCAG GAAAGTTTTCAAAGAGTAAAGGAGTAGGAGTGTTTGGGAATGATGCTAAAGATACAAAAATTCCATCCGAGGTTTGGCGATACTACTTGCTAACTAATAGGCCCGAG GCATCAGATACACTATTTACATGGAAGGACCTGCAAGCAAAACTGAACTCGGAGTTGCTGAATAATTTGGGAAATTTTGTCAATCGAGTCTTATCCTTCATTGCTAAACCCAAAG GAAGGGGATATGGATCTATAGTCCCAGATGCTCCTGGTGCAGAAACTCATTGCTTGACAAAGACACTGGCAGAAAGAGTTGGTAAATATGTGGAGCAGTACTTGGAGGACATGGAAAAG ATCAAATTAAAGCAAGGACTTAAAACTGGAATGAGCATATCAAGCGAAGGAAATGCTTATCTGCAG AATACTGAATTCTGGAAGCTGTACAAGGAAGATGAAGCTTCATGTGCCATTGTAATAAGAACATCAGTTGGGCTTGTCTATTTGATAGCATGCTTGTTAGAACCTTTTATGCCATCATTTACTATGGAG GTACTCAAGCAGCTGAACTTGCCTCCTGAGAATATATTTTCACTTTCTGATGATAATGGAGATTTGGGAAAAGCGAACAGACCCTGGGAACTCTTACCTCCTGGTCATGTTATCGGAACTCCTGCTCCTTTATTTAAAGAACTg ACAAATGAAGAAGTTGAGCATTTTAGCAAGAAGTTCGCTGGATCTCAAGCTAACAGGGCTGCTACATAA